One genomic segment of Panicum virgatum strain AP13 chromosome 2N, P.virgatum_v5, whole genome shotgun sequence includes these proteins:
- the LOC120661220 gene encoding uncharacterized protein LOC120661220 isoform X2 — protein sequence MLLDPAYVSSSPSPIQFRSELVRPALLILSNVHTSLSSMASPNLSSAGSGTASASGSVGSGATRTTDIKAPLWDHVTILERPKAGGGNASWRCNYCGLEKCTSYTRVEVHLLQKSGKGIGKCPKVTYEMLSQMRMDVERCQKLVDRAKQRTVSLPVAPSVNNSKKKRGPASILEKSWALEDRKHLEALIVRAMYSGGISFNFLRNPYFREAFVFACSRHNLQGYTILGYNRARESLLKQERRHIETLLESTKSTWLEKGVTICSDGWSDPQRRPIIDEVGRQNVVQIITDNAANCKGAGLLIEAENDHIFWTPCVVHTLNLAMKNICEPKLPRTPTDEDMHVWSQLEFINNVKVEATMIKNFIMNHGMRLSMFNEFSHLKLLSIAETRFASVVCMIKRFVEVKAALQHMVISDKWSIYKEDASTAQHVKEKK from the exons ATGCTTCTGGACCCTGCTTATGTGAGTTCCTCTCCCTCCCCAATCCAATTTAGATCTGAGCTAGTGCGCCCTGCCTTATTGATTTTGTCCAATGTTCATACTTCATTGTCCAGTATGGCATCTCCAAATTTGAGTAGTGCTGGAAGTGGTACTGCTAGTGCTAGTGGTAGTGTGGGATCTGGGGCCACAAGAACAACTGATATCAAGGCTCCGCTGTGGGATCATGTCACCATTCTAGAAAGGCCTAAAGCTGGTGGAGGAAATGCTTCATGGAGATGCAACTATTGTGGATTGGAAAAATGCACCAGCTACACTAGAGTTGAAGTTCATTTGTTGCAGAAATCAGGGAAGGGGATTGGCAAATGTCCGAAGGTTACATATGAAATGCTGAGTCAGATGAGGATGGACGTGGAAAGGTGCCAGAAGCTAGTGGATAGAGCGAAGCAACGCACAGTTTCTTTGCCTGTAGCTCCTTCAGTCAATAACAGCAAGAAGAAGAGGGGACCTGCTTCTATATTGGAAAAATCTTGGGCATTGGAAGACCGCAAGCACCTGGAAGCTTTAATTGTTAGAGCAATGTATTCTGGTGGAATATCTTTCAACTTTCTGAGAAACCCATATTTTAGAGAAGCTTTTGTATTTGCTTGCAGCCGCCACAATTTGCAAGGTTACACAATCCTTGGGTATAACAGGGCTAGGGAATCACTCCTGAAGCAAGAAAGAAGGCACATAGAGACTCTATTGGAGAGTACAAAGAGCACATGGCTAGAGAAAGGGGTCACAATCTGCTCCGATGGTTGGTCAGATCCTCAGAGGAGGCCA ATCATTGATGAAGTAGGTCGACAAAATGTGGTACAAATCATCACAGATAATGCTGCAAATTGCAAAGGTGCGGGTCTTTTAATTGAAGCTGAAAATGATCACATATTTTGGACACCTTGTGTAGTGCATACTCTCAACCTTGCTATGAAAAATATATGTGAACCTAAACTGCCAAGGACACCTACTGATGAGGATATGCATGTTTGGAGTCAATTAGAATTTATAAACAATGTCAAAGTTGAGGCTACTATGATCAAGAATTTCATAATGAATCATGGCATGCGTCTTTCCATGTTCAATGAGTTCAGCCATTTGAAATTGCTCTCTATTGCTGAAACAAGATTTGCATCGGTTGTGTGTATGATAAAACGGTTTGTTGAGGTAAAAGCAGCTCTCCAACACATGGTGATTAGTGACAAATGGAGCATCTACAAAGAGGATGCTTCAACTGCCCAACAtgtaaaggaaaaaaaataa
- the LOC120661220 gene encoding uncharacterized protein LOC120661220 isoform X1: protein MLLDPAYVSSSPSPIQFRSELVRPALLILSNVHTSLSSMASPNLSSAGSGTASASGSVGSGATRTTDIKAPLWDHVTILERPKAGGGNASWRCNYCGLEKCTSYTRVEVHLLQKSGKGIGKCPKVTYEMLSQMRMDVERCQKLVDRAKQRTVSLPVAPSVNNSKKKRGPASILEKSWALEDRKHLEALIVRAMYSGGISFNFLRNPYFREAFVFACSRHNLQGYTILGYNRARESLLKQERRHIETLLESTKSTWLEKGVTICSDGWSDPQRRPIINFIAVSEKAPMFLRADNCEGEYKSKEYIAEKLRAIIDEVGRQNVVQIITDNAANCKGAGLLIEAENDHIFWTPCVVHTLNLAMKNICEPKLPRTPTDEDMHVWSQLEFINNVKVEATMIKNFIMNHGMRLSMFNEFSHLKLLSIAETRFASVVCMIKRFVEVKAALQHMVISDKWSIYKEDASTAQHVKEKK, encoded by the coding sequence ATGCTTCTGGACCCTGCTTATGTGAGTTCCTCTCCCTCCCCAATCCAATTTAGATCTGAGCTAGTGCGCCCTGCCTTATTGATTTTGTCCAATGTTCATACTTCATTGTCCAGTATGGCATCTCCAAATTTGAGTAGTGCTGGAAGTGGTACTGCTAGTGCTAGTGGTAGTGTGGGATCTGGGGCCACAAGAACAACTGATATCAAGGCTCCGCTGTGGGATCATGTCACCATTCTAGAAAGGCCTAAAGCTGGTGGAGGAAATGCTTCATGGAGATGCAACTATTGTGGATTGGAAAAATGCACCAGCTACACTAGAGTTGAAGTTCATTTGTTGCAGAAATCAGGGAAGGGGATTGGCAAATGTCCGAAGGTTACATATGAAATGCTGAGTCAGATGAGGATGGACGTGGAAAGGTGCCAGAAGCTAGTGGATAGAGCGAAGCAACGCACAGTTTCTTTGCCTGTAGCTCCTTCAGTCAATAACAGCAAGAAGAAGAGGGGACCTGCTTCTATATTGGAAAAATCTTGGGCATTGGAAGACCGCAAGCACCTGGAAGCTTTAATTGTTAGAGCAATGTATTCTGGTGGAATATCTTTCAACTTTCTGAGAAACCCATATTTTAGAGAAGCTTTTGTATTTGCTTGCAGCCGCCACAATTTGCAAGGTTACACAATCCTTGGGTATAACAGGGCTAGGGAATCACTCCTGAAGCAAGAAAGAAGGCACATAGAGACTCTATTGGAGAGTACAAAGAGCACATGGCTAGAGAAAGGGGTCACAATCTGCTCCGATGGTTGGTCAGATCCTCAGAGGAGGCCAATCATCAACTTCATCGCTGTTTCTGAGAAAGCACCAATGTTTTTGAGGGCTGACAATTGTGAAGGCGAATACAAGTCAAAAGAATATATTGCTGAGAAGTTGAGGGCTATCATTGATGAAGTAGGTCGACAAAATGTGGTACAAATCATCACAGATAATGCTGCAAATTGCAAAGGTGCGGGTCTTTTAATTGAAGCTGAAAATGATCACATATTTTGGACACCTTGTGTAGTGCATACTCTCAACCTTGCTATGAAAAATATATGTGAACCTAAACTGCCAAGGACACCTACTGATGAGGATATGCATGTTTGGAGTCAATTAGAATTTATAAACAATGTCAAAGTTGAGGCTACTATGATCAAGAATTTCATAATGAATCATGGCATGCGTCTTTCCATGTTCAATGAGTTCAGCCATTTGAAATTGCTCTCTATTGCTGAAACAAGATTTGCATCGGTTGTGTGTATGATAAAACGGTTTGTTGAGGTAAAAGCAGCTCTCCAACACATGGTGATTAGTGACAAATGGAGCATCTACAAAGAGGATGCTTCAACTGCCCAACAtgtaaaggaaaaaaaataa
- the LOC120661220 gene encoding uncharacterized protein LOC120661220 isoform X3 encodes MASPNLSSAGSGTASASGSVGSGATRTTDIKAPLWDHVTILERPKAGGGNASWRCNYCGLEKCTSYTRVEVHLLQKSGKGIGKCPKVTYEMLSQMRMDVERCQKLVDRAKQRTVSLPVAPSVNNSKKKRGPASILEKSWALEDRKHLEALIVRAMYSGGISFNFLRNPYFREAFVFACSRHNLQGYTILGYNRARESLLKQERRHIETLLESTKSTWLEKGVTICSDGWSDPQRRPIINFIAVSEKAPMFLRADNCEGEYKSKEYIAEKLRAIIDEVGRQNVVQIITDNAANCKGAGLLIEAENDHIFWTPCVVHTLNLAMKNICEPKLPRTPTDEDMHVWSQLEFINNVKVEATMIKNFIMNHGMRLSMFNEFSHLKLLSIAETRFASVVCMIKRFVEVKAALQHMVISDKWSIYKEDASTAQHVKEKK; translated from the coding sequence ATGGCATCTCCAAATTTGAGTAGTGCTGGAAGTGGTACTGCTAGTGCTAGTGGTAGTGTGGGATCTGGGGCCACAAGAACAACTGATATCAAGGCTCCGCTGTGGGATCATGTCACCATTCTAGAAAGGCCTAAAGCTGGTGGAGGAAATGCTTCATGGAGATGCAACTATTGTGGATTGGAAAAATGCACCAGCTACACTAGAGTTGAAGTTCATTTGTTGCAGAAATCAGGGAAGGGGATTGGCAAATGTCCGAAGGTTACATATGAAATGCTGAGTCAGATGAGGATGGACGTGGAAAGGTGCCAGAAGCTAGTGGATAGAGCGAAGCAACGCACAGTTTCTTTGCCTGTAGCTCCTTCAGTCAATAACAGCAAGAAGAAGAGGGGACCTGCTTCTATATTGGAAAAATCTTGGGCATTGGAAGACCGCAAGCACCTGGAAGCTTTAATTGTTAGAGCAATGTATTCTGGTGGAATATCTTTCAACTTTCTGAGAAACCCATATTTTAGAGAAGCTTTTGTATTTGCTTGCAGCCGCCACAATTTGCAAGGTTACACAATCCTTGGGTATAACAGGGCTAGGGAATCACTCCTGAAGCAAGAAAGAAGGCACATAGAGACTCTATTGGAGAGTACAAAGAGCACATGGCTAGAGAAAGGGGTCACAATCTGCTCCGATGGTTGGTCAGATCCTCAGAGGAGGCCAATCATCAACTTCATCGCTGTTTCTGAGAAAGCACCAATGTTTTTGAGGGCTGACAATTGTGAAGGCGAATACAAGTCAAAAGAATATATTGCTGAGAAGTTGAGGGCTATCATTGATGAAGTAGGTCGACAAAATGTGGTACAAATCATCACAGATAATGCTGCAAATTGCAAAGGTGCGGGTCTTTTAATTGAAGCTGAAAATGATCACATATTTTGGACACCTTGTGTAGTGCATACTCTCAACCTTGCTATGAAAAATATATGTGAACCTAAACTGCCAAGGACACCTACTGATGAGGATATGCATGTTTGGAGTCAATTAGAATTTATAAACAATGTCAAAGTTGAGGCTACTATGATCAAGAATTTCATAATGAATCATGGCATGCGTCTTTCCATGTTCAATGAGTTCAGCCATTTGAAATTGCTCTCTATTGCTGAAACAAGATTTGCATCGGTTGTGTGTATGATAAAACGGTTTGTTGAGGTAAAAGCAGCTCTCCAACACATGGTGATTAGTGACAAATGGAGCATCTACAAAGAGGATGCTTCAACTGCCCAACAtgtaaaggaaaaaaaataa
- the LOC120661221 gene encoding glycine oxidase-like isoform X1, with protein sequence MDAAIAFTSARNPSPTRFSSSSSPASPSSHFPQRLCVCSPWRGRERRLRALRPQSQIQAPGATSADTSNHDVVVVGAGIVGLTIARHLLLHTPLSVAVADAAVPCSGATGAGQGYIWMSHRMPGSDMWELAARSKQLWEELAAEVDGQGGGGAREKLGWMRTALKCSKWEKRLGARRGSGGLVISSTYAEGFTFRKQRRLLVGRTSEELATLEERTKVLSEAGIHAEFLSASSLHALEPALSVEKDGGAMFLPQDCQIDAFQAVSLIEKTNNSYSSEGRYMEIYNDPAMSLIRSEVTGTVEAVQTSRNILYGRKAIVIASGAWTRSLLHSFLEPALTLDIPVKPRKGHLLVVENFDKVKLNHALMEVGYVDHQVAKSNHTHMASESSEDEHGALSISMTATVDAKGNLVLGSSREFKGFSREVDKSVVKCIWERAGEFFPAMKNVPLDIDHNTQIRIGHRPYMPDGKPVIGFIPDLPNVLIATGHEGNGLTMALGTAEMVTDMILGNPGKVDCSPFSIKHRFSG encoded by the exons ATGGATGCTGCCATCGCGTTCACTTCCGCTCGGAACCCTAGCCCCACgcgcttctcctcctcctcctcccccgcttcGCCGTCCTCGCACTTCCCCCAACGCCTCTGCGTCTGCAGCCCATGGCGCGGGCGCGAGCGCCGGCTCCGCGCGCTCCGCCCTCAATCCCAGATCCAGGCCCCCGGGGCCACGTCCGCCGACACCTCCAACCACGATGTGGTGGTCGTGGGGGCCGGAATCGTCGGACTCACGATcgcgcgccacctcctcctccacactccgctctccgtcgccgtcgctgacgccgccgtcccctgctcCGGCGCCACTGGCGCAG GGCAGGGATACATATGGATGTCGCACCGGATGCCCGGCAGTGACATGTGGGAGCTAGCGGCGCGGAGCAAGCAGCTGTGGGAGGAGCTCGCGGCCGAGGTTGacggccagggcggcggcggtgcgcgggaGAAGCTGGGCTGGATGAGGACAG CCTTAAAATGCTCCAAGTGGGAAAAACGCCTAGGTGCTAGGCGAGGCAGTGGTGGACTGGTGATCAGCTCCACGTATGCAGAAGGGTTCACCTTTCGAAAACAGAGACG CTTGCTAGTTGGCAGAACTTCGGAAGAACTGGCCACATTGGAGGAAAGGACCAAGGTTCTGTCCGAGGCAGGCATACATGCGGAATTCTTGTCTGCCTCTTCACTACATGCATTAGAACCAGCACTCAGTGTTGAGAAAGATGGTGGTGCTATGTTCTTGCCTCAAGACTGCCAGAttgatgcgttccaggctgtcTCTTTGATCGAAAAg ACCAATAACTCATATTCCTCAGAAGGAAGGTATATGGAGATCTATAATGATCCTGCCATGTCATTAATAAG ATCGGAGGTTACTGGAACAGTTGAAGCTGTCCAAACTTCCAGAAACatattgtatggcagaaaagcTATTGTAATTGCTTCTGGTGCCTGGACTCGATCCTTATTACATAGTTTTCTCGAACCAGCTTTGACATTGGATATTCCTGTCAAGCCCCGAAAG GGCCATCTTCTTGTGGTGGAGAATTTTGACAAGGTTAAGCTAAATCATGCCCTAATGGAGGTAGGATATGTTGACCATCAGGTTGCTAAGTCAAATCACACACACATGGCTTCAGAGTCTAGTGAAGATGAGCATGGTGCTTTATCTATATCAATGACTGCAACCGTAGATGCAAAGGGAAATTTGGTTCTAG GAAGCAGTCGGGAGTTCAAAGGGTTTTCAAGGGAGGTTGATAAATCAGTTGTTAAGTGTATATGGGAACGTGCAGGAGAGTTCTTTCCTGCAATGAAGAATGTTCCTCTTGATATTGATCACAATACACAGATCAGAATCGGGCATCGCCCATACA TGCCTGATGGAAAGCCAGTTATTGGCTTTATTCCTGATCTGCCAAATGTTTTGATTGCAACAGGACATGAAGGAAATGGGCTTACTATG GCACTCGGCACTGCTGAAATGGTCACTGATATGATTCTTGGGAATCCTGGAAAAGTGGACTGCTCACCTTTCTCCATCAAACACAGATTTTCAG GTTGA
- the LOC120661221 gene encoding glycine oxidase-like isoform X2 yields the protein MDAAIAFTSARNPSPTRFSSSSSPASPSSHFPQRLCVCSPWRGRERRLRALRPQSQIQAPGATSADTSNHDVVVVGAGIVGLTIARHLLLHTPLSVAVADAAVPCSGATGAGQGYIWMSHRMPGSDMWELAARSKQLWEELAAEVDGQGGGGAREKLGWMRTGSLLVGRTSEELATLEERTKVLSEAGIHAEFLSASSLHALEPALSVEKDGGAMFLPQDCQIDAFQAVSLIEKTNNSYSSEGRYMEIYNDPAMSLIRSEVTGTVEAVQTSRNILYGRKAIVIASGAWTRSLLHSFLEPALTLDIPVKPRKGHLLVVENFDKVKLNHALMEVGYVDHQVAKSNHTHMASESSEDEHGALSISMTATVDAKGNLVLGSSREFKGFSREVDKSVVKCIWERAGEFFPAMKNVPLDIDHNTQIRIGHRPYMPDGKPVIGFIPDLPNVLIATGHEGNGLTMALGTAEMVTDMILGNPGKVDCSPFSIKHRFSG from the exons ATGGATGCTGCCATCGCGTTCACTTCCGCTCGGAACCCTAGCCCCACgcgcttctcctcctcctcctcccccgcttcGCCGTCCTCGCACTTCCCCCAACGCCTCTGCGTCTGCAGCCCATGGCGCGGGCGCGAGCGCCGGCTCCGCGCGCTCCGCCCTCAATCCCAGATCCAGGCCCCCGGGGCCACGTCCGCCGACACCTCCAACCACGATGTGGTGGTCGTGGGGGCCGGAATCGTCGGACTCACGATcgcgcgccacctcctcctccacactccgctctccgtcgccgtcgctgacgccgccgtcccctgctcCGGCGCCACTGGCGCAG GGCAGGGATACATATGGATGTCGCACCGGATGCCCGGCAGTGACATGTGGGAGCTAGCGGCGCGGAGCAAGCAGCTGTGGGAGGAGCTCGCGGCCGAGGTTGacggccagggcggcggcggtgcgcgggaGAAGCTGGGCTGGATGAGGACAG GAAGCTTGCTAGTTGGCAGAACTTCGGAAGAACTGGCCACATTGGAGGAAAGGACCAAGGTTCTGTCCGAGGCAGGCATACATGCGGAATTCTTGTCTGCCTCTTCACTACATGCATTAGAACCAGCACTCAGTGTTGAGAAAGATGGTGGTGCTATGTTCTTGCCTCAAGACTGCCAGAttgatgcgttccaggctgtcTCTTTGATCGAAAAg ACCAATAACTCATATTCCTCAGAAGGAAGGTATATGGAGATCTATAATGATCCTGCCATGTCATTAATAAG ATCGGAGGTTACTGGAACAGTTGAAGCTGTCCAAACTTCCAGAAACatattgtatggcagaaaagcTATTGTAATTGCTTCTGGTGCCTGGACTCGATCCTTATTACATAGTTTTCTCGAACCAGCTTTGACATTGGATATTCCTGTCAAGCCCCGAAAG GGCCATCTTCTTGTGGTGGAGAATTTTGACAAGGTTAAGCTAAATCATGCCCTAATGGAGGTAGGATATGTTGACCATCAGGTTGCTAAGTCAAATCACACACACATGGCTTCAGAGTCTAGTGAAGATGAGCATGGTGCTTTATCTATATCAATGACTGCAACCGTAGATGCAAAGGGAAATTTGGTTCTAG GAAGCAGTCGGGAGTTCAAAGGGTTTTCAAGGGAGGTTGATAAATCAGTTGTTAAGTGTATATGGGAACGTGCAGGAGAGTTCTTTCCTGCAATGAAGAATGTTCCTCTTGATATTGATCACAATACACAGATCAGAATCGGGCATCGCCCATACA TGCCTGATGGAAAGCCAGTTATTGGCTTTATTCCTGATCTGCCAAATGTTTTGATTGCAACAGGACATGAAGGAAATGGGCTTACTATG GCACTCGGCACTGCTGAAATGGTCACTGATATGATTCTTGGGAATCCTGGAAAAGTGGACTGCTCACCTTTCTCCATCAAACACAGATTTTCAG GTTGA
- the LOC120661223 gene encoding histidine protein methyltransferase 1 homolog, with protein MRSPSLLSQCPAGLLSHDRTAAHCVNIVPEREPHLPSPAVEIVPSKNVHPYKYAGENIELHGMNIFKGKISVLDIVGLSKSDIVTSKGEGPLKCWENSIDLVNVLKDEICDGLLTFKSKRVLELGCGYGLPGIFACLKGASTVHFQDPSAETVRCKTIPNVLANLEQAQEKQNHHQGSPLTPSRQQVPQDIHFYAGEWEELHTVLSIIQEEDVDASSGIGLGFCEDDVLDEYNSQDGNNICHDTSSRRSRKLSSSRAWERGNETSTGDGGYDIVLVNDIPYSASSLQNLYSLIKKCLRPPFGVLYLAARKNYIGSSSAVRQLRALVDEEGTFGAHLVSEPPEREIWEFFFK; from the exons ATGCGGTCACCGTCGCTGCTCTCGCAGTGCCCGGCTGGCTTGCTGTCGCACGATAGGACTGCAGCCCACTGTGTCAACATTGTGCCAGAGAGGGAGCCGCACCTACCCTCCCCAGCAGTTGAGATCGTCCCATCAAAG AATGTGCATCCATACAAGTATGCCGGTGAAAATATTGAATTGCACGGAATGAATATATTCAAG GGAAAGATCAGTGTCCTTGATATTGTTGGACTATCTAAATCAGATATTGTAACATCAAAAGGTGAAG GACCTTTGAAATGCTGGGAGAATTCCATTGATCTAGTAAATGTGCTTAAAGATGAGATATGTGATGGCCTATTGACATTCAAAAGCAAACGGGTTTTAGAG CTTGGTTGTGGATACGGGCTTCCTGGCATATTTGCTTGCCTGAAG GGAGCTTCAACAGTCCATTTTCAGGATCCTAGTGCTGAAACAGTGAGGTGCAAAACAATACCGAATGTACTAGCTAACCTTGAACAGGCTCAAGAGAAGCAGAATCACCATCAAGGAAGCCCCCTTACTCCATCGAGGCAACAAGTACCTCAAGATATTCATTTCTATGCTGGGGAGTGGGAGGAGCTTCACACAGTTCTGTCAATAATTCAGGAGGAGGATGTGGATGCATCCTCAGGTATAGGGCTAGGGTTTTGTGAAGATGACGTTTTGGATGAATACAACAGTCAGGATGGGAATAATATTTGCCATGATACATCGtcgagaagatcaagaaaaCTATCAAGCAGTCGTGCATGGGAGAGGGGAAATGAGACCAGCACAGGTGACGGTGGATATGACATAGTGTTAGTCAATGACATCCCttactctgcaagctctcttcAAAACCTCTATTCGCTCATAAAAAAG TGCCTGAGGCCACCATTTGGAGTGCTTTATCTTGCTGCCAGGAAGAACTACATTGGTTCAAGCAGTGCGGTGCGGCAGCTGCGAGCATTGGTGGATGAAGAAGGCACGTTCGGTGCGCACCTTGTATCTGAGCCCCCTGAGAGGGAGATCTGGGAATTCTTCTTCAAATAG